GGAGAACGCCGCGGTGCACGGCGGTCCGGGCCGGGTCCGCGTCCGGGTCGCACCCGACGCGACCGGCGCCGGCGTGAGCGTGACGGTGAGCGACCAGGGCCCCGGGGTGCCGCCGGAGCTGCGCGAGCGCCTCTTCGACTGGGGCGTGAGCCGGCCGGGCTCGCCCGGCCAGGGCATCGGCCTGCACGCCGCGGCCGAGCTGGCGCACCAGATGGGCGGGCGCCTCGAGCTGCGACCGGGCGTCCGCGGCGCGACGTTCGCCCTGCACCTGCCGGCCGCCCCGGTGGAGGTGAGCCGTCGTGAGCACGTCGCCCAGGCGAGCTGACCGCCTGGTCACCATCGTCGAGGACCACCTGCTCTTCGCCGAGGCCCTCGAGCTCGCCCTCGGCCAGGAGGGATACGCCGTGCGCCGGGTCGCCGCCCCGGACCAGCCGTCGGCGCCCACCACGCTGGTGCACGACGTCCTGGCCGGCGAGCCGCTCGTGGTCCTGCTCGACCTCGACCTCGGCGGCTTCGGCGACGCCTCGCGGATCGTGGAGCCCTTGGCTCGCGCCGGCACCCACGTCGTCGTGGTCACCGGCTCCACCGACCGCGCCCGCTGGGGCCGGGCGGTGCTCCACGGCGCACGCACCGTGCTGTCCAAGCGCGGCCCGCTGCACGACATCACCGCGACCGTGCGCCGCATCCACCTCGGCCTGCCCGTGCTGCTGCCGGACGAGCGCGCCGAGCTGGTCGCGGAGTGGCACCGTCACCGCGACGAGCTGGCCGGTGCCCGCCTGCGCCTGGAGTCGCTCAGCGCCCGCGAGAGCCAGATCCTGGCCCACCTCATGAAGGGCCGCGCGGTGCGCGAGATCGCCGGGCTGTCGGTGGTCTCGGAGGCCACCGTGCGGACCCAGGTGAAGGCGATCCTGGCCAAGCTCCAGGTCAGCTCCCAGCTCGCCGCCGTCGGCGTCGCGCACGAGGCGGGCTGGCAGGCGCCGGCCTAGCACCCGTCAGCTGTTGAAGCGCTGCTGGGTCTCGGCCAGGCCGAGCGTCAGCAGCGTCTCCACCGCGTCGGCCGCCTTGTCCACCTGGAACGGCAGCTCCTTGCGCTCGGCGCTGGTGTAGTTCGACAGCAGGAAGTCGGCCGGGTCCTGGCGACCCGGCGGCCGGCCGACGCCGACCCGCACCCGGTAGAAGTCGCCGGTGCCGAGCGAGCCGCGGATCGAGCGCAGCCCGTTGTGGCCGTTGTCGCCGCCGCCGAACTTGACCCGCAGCGTGTCGAAGGCGATGTCGAGCTCGTCGTGCACCGCGACCAGCCGGTCGGGGCGCACGCCGAAGAAGGACAGCACCGCCTTGGTCGGCCCGCCAAGCTCGTTCATGTACGCGCGCGGGCGCACCACGACCAGCCGCGGCCCGGGCGTACCGGGCACGCCGAGGCGCCCCTCGGCGACCTCGGTGCGGCTGGCCTTGTGGGCCTTGAACGGCGCGCCGATGCGGCGCACCAGCTCGTCGGCCACCAGGTAGCCCACGTTGTGCCGGTGCCCGGCGTACGCCGGACCGGGGTTGCCGAGCCCGACGACGACCCAGGGCTCGGTCCCCGTGGCGCCCGGGTCGTCTGCGGAGCTCACTCCTCCGAGGCGTCGCCCTCGGCCGCAGCCTCGTCGCCCGAGCCCTCGCCACCCTCGGCGTCGCCGCCCTCGGTGTCCTCGGACTCGTCGCGCTCGATGCCGGCCTCGGCCTCGGCCTCCTCCAGCTCGGCCTCGAGGGCCTCGGCGCTGACCTGCTCGGTGATGTTGACGACCAGGGTCTCGGGGTCCACGAGCAGGGTGGAGCCGGACGGCAGGTCGAGCTGGCC
This genomic window from Nocardioides anomalus contains:
- a CDS encoding LuxR C-terminal-related transcriptional regulator; protein product: MSTSPRRADRLVTIVEDHLLFAEALELALGQEGYAVRRVAAPDQPSAPTTLVHDVLAGEPLVVLLDLDLGGFGDASRIVEPLARAGTHVVVVTGSTDRARWGRAVLHGARTVLSKRGPLHDITATVRRIHLGLPVLLPDERAELVAEWHRHRDELAGARLRLESLSARESQILAHLMKGRAVREIAGLSVVSEATVRTQVKAILAKLQVSSQLAAVGVAHEAGWQAPA
- the pth gene encoding aminoacyl-tRNA hydrolase encodes the protein MSSADDPGATGTEPWVVVGLGNPGPAYAGHRHNVGYLVADELVRRIGAPFKAHKASRTEVAEGRLGVPGTPGPRLVVVRPRAYMNELGGPTKAVLSFFGVRPDRLVAVHDELDIAFDTLRVKFGGGDNGHNGLRSIRGSLGTGDFYRVRVGVGRPPGRQDPADFLLSNYTSAERKELPFQVDKAADAVETLLTLGLAETQQRFNS